From Gadus macrocephalus chromosome 16, ASM3116895v1:
TTGTCCTCAAATACCTTCTCACTTCTTTTGACTTCTGCTCAGCCTAATAGAAAGCACAGGTTTGGATGCCTTTGAGCACTGAACATGGCGGAGCATCCTTCTTCAGTACTGTGACCCAATTTCCTCCAAATCAGGCTTCAGGATTTGATCAGCATACAGTGGGTGTACTTACTTTATTCCATGCAGACCTTTGAGAAAAAGTGGGTTCAACCAACAAAACTTTAGCTCAAAATAAACGGTGTGTTTATTCAAACTGAAAttgaaaaaagacacacactttTGGCCAGAAAGGTGTTGGTAACGAGATCATTAAAAATGATTGTCATCAGAAATGTGCACATTTATAAAATATGACTCACTCTTTGGTAACTTTTTGCTCACTATGTCATTTCTTGCGTTATTTGGAAATCAAATTGTGAATTATTCGTGTTTGCAAAGGGCTGCTATATCAACATAGCATCGGTGTGAGTTAAATCCGAGCATTTACAGAATATTTTTTTGACAtagaaacaataaaaaattTCAACTAGTAAGTACTGTGTAGATCCATTAGACCCCATCACATCGGATTAACTGAAGGTAGTTTATTGTAATTAATCACAACCCCATTTGGATAGACATGTCTGAGATATATGAAGTATATTTTTTCAGGCAATGAAAAGTGTAACTACCATTGTTGTTTGTATGCTTGAAAAGTCTTGGGATTATGTGGTGTATATAAAGatgtataaaaaacaatatacaGTCCCAGAGtacattattatttatctttatggaGATAATTGGCCTTTTTTTTCACGATAAAAcgcgattatgcgatcgcataattcaacgcataatcagccaaagtccACATATTCATGCAggggccgcattttttcaaatatgccgcactttcacaGCATAAATTGCAGATTTCTGTGCAAAATATGCAGagcttgcatgatttcataatccccgcattttcgttgcaaaaaagtcacacttagcagaaagttgaaaaatgttgcatttacttcacacaagagcagcaatttccccctgttgccatgggaacgttatgaagtgacgtaattACGCGACCGTCATCGAAAGGCTGCATTTTTCACAAGTTCCCGCATTTTTTCGCAAGAGTTACAGCTCAGATGGACCCATTTATGTCAATATAGCCATGCTCGCCAGCAGATATCCACGAGAGATCCCTGATCTCTATGTCGGTCCCACAgcgctctcctcttctctggcTCTAATCTAGGTTCCCAGACAGTGTAATCAAACATTAACAATCCCCATTGCTGTGTGGTTTATTGTGGCCCTTTCAACTCCTCTTACATCTTTCACTGCAGCCCACGGCAGCCCAACTGCACGGCCTGTGGTGTTGCTGAGGTTACAGCCAGCATGAGCACACACAGGTGAGGGCGGAGCTCCAAGGCCCCGCCCTCACCTGTGTGTGCTCATGCTGGAACCCCACTCCGGTTCACCGGAGACAGCTGGGAAACGCAGCTCCCTGACACACTTGTTGGGCAGGCCTTGGGGGCACAATCTTCCACACTGAACCCTGAACTCTGCATTATTGGAGCAACATGGGCCTGCAAATAAGACTGCAGATCACATTTTTTAGCTGCTACCATCACACAATGTGCTTTCGTGGGTCCATTTCCcccgtgcatgcacacattgacCCACCAACACCGGGGGATCCAACATGCAAGAGATCAACCAGCTCATCTGCAATAGACTCTATCAAAATTGATTTGCAGGTCATGACATTAGTAGGCCCTTCTAATGCaaccattttttttacttttacgaTATTAATGAACACGGTTTTCAGCAAGTCTGCACTTCAAAAGAGGTTTGTCAGTTATGCCAAAAAACCAAGGCTGAATAGTTAAGTTGACATTCAAGATCCATCAAAGTGCCAATGGCTTGTCAGAGGGCCAAGGCTTATGTCTTTCTTAATGGAACATCCACCCTTATGCCAGGAAGAACCAAGAATAAAACTAGCAACCCACCATTTGCAACACAACCTGCGCTCCAGAGTTGTGTTGCTACTGGGCATCCCAATTGGTGTACGTGTCTCTCTGTGAATAGTTATAAACGCACAGGCCCTAAACTGTTTAGTTATACACACTTTGACGTGATCTGTTTGTTTTTGGTCCATGCATGGAATTTCATTAGTGGTCCATGTTTGGAAATCAAGCAAATGTCATTATTTGACATTCATTTGACACTCAAATTTATGATTTtacaagaaaaaaaatcctGTTGAACTTGTTTGAATATGATGAAGAAGATATGGTTATGCAAACCCATAACTGGATGGGTTTAACACATGTGGTAAGGACGTTTACGTATGTTTCAGTTCAGTATGTCAGTGGATCTTATGGTAACAtaacttgtttgtgtttgtgtgtgtgtgtgcatgtgcgtgtgtgggtgtccaTGCGAACATTTGTATGCCAGTGTGGACAGTTTTTAGAATGCATGCGTCGCTTTTCAAGTGCAATTTGTGGATGCAGCGGGCAAACAAGGATCAATAGGGCCCTGTGCCCAATCGAAGCTGCGACCCTCCTCTCAATATAGGTCACTCCACGACAACAACCATCAGAGTAGAAGGGGATATCAGATGACCCACGGCTTTCATGGAGCGACGCTTCTATCACTTCAGAACAATAACGGGTACGCTCCGCTGGGAAAAGAGTCGCCTTCGTTCTTGCTAAGCCGGCCTCTCCTCAAGTACAtgtatgcataaatatatacagtagtCGTTCAAAGGTGAAATAAGAGCTGACCGAGTGAGCCCAACACTGTACCGGCGGTCGTGGTAGACTAGGTCTCATGGGCGGAGGCACACAGTGGTGCTATTGAGCTGCAAGTTAAGCTGGGGTCCACTTGAAATGTGTGCAGAGTTTTACATGAAAGACGCCATCTCTCTTGACGATAAATGTCTTCAATAATAGGACAGTAACCAGGGGAAAAGTTCAGCTATAATAAAACTGTTTGACGAAAAGGGTGTGTGGCTAAAGAGACAAGTATCACCCTGCACATATTGACCTGGCTTTTATCACTGACGTGAGACTTTAGCCTTTAAGTAAAAAGCTAATTCGACTGTATGACTTTACTATGTGTAGGAAGGAACATTATTTTTTACAGACTAAGCTAAATAACATTTTCCTGCTTTACCATGATGAACTACAAGGAACACCTGCTTATATTATGGTTTTAAATTAACTAGTTGTAAGGCAAATATAAATCCAAAGCACTTGAGTGGGTTTAATTGCAGGGATGTTTGCTGGGTTTGTGGCAGACCCTGATGAATGTAGGTTTAACGGCAAGGCCTTTTAAAAACAAATGAATTTTTGACTGATACTAATACCAGTTATTTCATCTGTAGTCAAGTAGTAGGCATGTGGCTTAACAATACGCTTTGCTTCACAATGATGGCGAGAGTGCAGGGTTTTCTTCTCACCATCTTGGTGGGATTCCAATAGTAATTGCATGTTCATTAACGCTTAACAAACCATCCTCTGTCATTTCACCTATAGATACTTAAGGATGCCATATAATGTAGTAAAGTCAAACCTTGGCTATGGGAGGGAAATTGCGTTTtgtttgcattttgttgttgtcatgTGAGTCATCAAAGTGGCTGAAACAAATGTCCTATTCCACCCGGGGATTTTCAGAATATCGGGGGTGCCCGAGGACAGTTCGACTGAATGTTCTGTTCCATATCACAGCTGACATGTGGGCTGAAACATAACTATCCCAAAGCAAccttaaaaacaacaacaatgcaccTACACGTCTTATgaaacacacgttcacacacacgcacacgcacacacgcacacgcacacgcacacacacacacacacacacacacacacacacacacacacacacacacacacacacacacacaggtaagacgTAAAAAGAGTCTACGACACAGTAGGTTACTAATCCTAACCTTACCAATACACGGCTGTACAAATCTAAAGCCAAGTGTGCTAATACATCTTCTTAACCTGGTTTAGCAAGAAGATTAGACGGGATACCTATAGGTGAAAGGTGACAGACAACTATACAAGAGTCAAGTTGACACAACTTCAATGCAACCACTGCATAAAATATGACCCGCTACACCAGGCCATGAACAAACCTCTACGATTCCTTTGGACCCATCGGTTGTCAAGTTGGGTGAAATAAAGCCTCGCCAGCCACGATGTTTACTCACACGGTCTTACAATAACGTGTGCGGTCGCAGTTCCTGTACCAATACAGTAACCACTGCAAAGCACACTCAGCTTGTGTGTTTACCTTGCAGCTGCGCCGAGAGCGACTCCTGGTGTTGTTGGTACTTGAGCGCCGTCGCCTCGGTTCTTTTGAGCTGCTTGTGCATCTCGTAGGACATCATCCCCCCGTAGATCATCCCGAACACCACGGTGATCAGCAGGAGAGACTGGAAAATCCTCCGCTGTCTCCTGGAGCACACCCCGTTCCCCATGTTCAGCCCGCACCCCTCCCCGCGGTCTGCTTCCCCACACAACCCCCTCCGTTTACGCTGCGCAAAACTTCcccacaacttttttttttactttccgtGTGACGCGAAGAAGAAAGTCACCCTCGGATTAGGAGCATGTTCGCACGGAGGAAAATCCCACCGAGGCGCTGGAATCGGATTGTGTAACGTTACACATTGTCACGGCGAGCCACATCCACGCGATTTCCACACAAGTTACCGTTGGCGAGTCGCTGTTCATATGTTCGCTTGAGCAGCCAACGCACGTCAAAGTCCTATTCCGCTGAGTCGCGCATTGGGCTCAGGGGCAGCGGACTTCCCTGCAATGTCGTTTTCTTTAATCCGACGTTTGCTCTTTCAGTGCAATTATTCGGTAAAGTCCCAAGGCGAGCAAAAAGTAAAGTCCCCACTCTCAGACACGGCCTCCATAGCACCTTTAATTTGAGATACGTGTCACCTCAAAGCAGCTGCCTGCCAGCCAACTGCTACCCCGAAGGAAGTCCCTCCTACCGCGAAAGACATTTCCCTATTCCCGCCCTCTGAATAATACTTGACGTTTTGGTAGAACTCTAAGAAAAATCGTCCCTAAATCGTGTTCGTGCTGTTTATGTCGGGAGAGTTATGAGGTCGCTATTTAATTCCCGTCGTGTTTCTCAGGGGTTTCTCTCTGGCGCCCAGAACTCTGTCCTAGATGGTAATGATGTGTGTATTTCTTACCATTAAATTGTTGTTCCTCAATAGGAGAGCCACAGTTGTAAGAGTATATTGTACTTTATTGAGGTTGTGTACATAGTAGAATAACATAACTATGCTGTACTTTACACCCAAAAATAACATACATCGTTACAACTCTATAACAAATGAAAGATTTTGTGAAGAGCAATTAGCCTACAttgccggtgttgtgtcgagatctgtttccccgtcgagatgtgtttcccctagtcccagataatgactgtcaggatgcgttccccctgttctaaatggtcaaattgaatgatatcagcctgaaaatcacagcacttatctgttgtggggaaataagtcagcagtatgaatttgaaagatgtgtgagcctcctttcctatggaacagagggggaacagtatctgacagtaatattccaagctgtcaggatgcgttccccctgttctaaatggtcaaattgaatgatatcagcctgaaaatcacagcacttatctgttgtggggaaataagtcagcagtatgaatttgaaagatgtgtgagcctcctttcctatggaacagagggccttttcgggtaatttcggacgggggcggggactaggggaaacacatctcgacggggaaacagatctcgacacaacaccggctTATAGGCCTACCATAGTTAATATGAAAACATTATAAAGCAAAATATTAAGCATATCAAAAATGCCCACGAACTCATTAAAGAGTTAGAAGCTATTAACAGGAATCCAAATGATCAAAGAAAGTGTCAGTAATTCAATAATTTCGAAAACCATACAAAAATACCTTGGTACAACACATTGGTATTAAAAGTCTTCACAAAATCCAAAGCAATCTTTATTTATCACATCATGTATCTTATATTACAAATAATAATTGAATTTTGCACCAAGATATCAACATTATCTTAGTCTTATCGATGAAATGAGGTTCCAACTTTAAATCCATTTTTTCTTAGTTTCCGTGTAGTAATGAGTAATGCGCATAATTCACTTCCCTAAGATGAACAGGGTACACACAAGGCAAATGAACCACCCCATCGACATAAATGAGGTAGAGACATCTGCTTTCTAGTTTAGTTATTCAGTAGGCAAGGTCAGCTATGACACAATCCCAAAGATATTTGAAGGTAAAATTGAAAACATTAATAAAGGCACACTATTATTCCCCCAGTGTGATGACAAAGCAGAAAAAGTCAACTGTGCAAGGATTTCCCAACTATTTGTGATAATCCATTCTTTACAAGGTTCATGTTGCTATTCTTTGAAAAGCCTCCAacctaaaaaatataaataatgtaatgCCGGTGCAGAGTGGATATAAACTGTGAAAGATAGCTCACAACCGCATTTCCTTAATCTATGCACATTTCTGAATTTGTTATTGTATCAGCAAATGTCGATCAGATAAAGTACAAAAAAGTAAAGCTTGTTTCTACTCAGCCCACAGCTCCAGAGACCGACTTGAGATAACACACCATTGAAAGCGTAGATTGACAATATAAAAGGTAGACATCCAATATACATGTTTTCAGGGCGGCATTACATTGGATGCATGCGGCCCATGGAATGcacaattaaaatatttaaaaaaaaaaggcacagaCGATAGGGGCTTCTGCAGCTCAGCGTACACAAACTACATGGTAAAAAGCTGGGAGCCATGAATGTGCGCTAAAGACAGTTAAGAGAGAGACAAATGGCATTCAGGGGTACCTATCCTCATCATTGTCAGCCGATATCAAGAATGCATATGACACAATGGCTTGGCCATACGTTCCTGTATGTCAGGTTTTACTCCTTAGCCTGGAGTCTTCCCTAGAGGGGAGCATTATAGCATTATAAAAGCTGGCGTGTGtgttcaacagcagcagcagagactaCCAAGCCAAAAACACTCAACCTTTTCTCTTAATACGTTATATCATGAATTGGTATGAATGAAGTTAATATTGCCGTACATGGTAGCCTACCATTATGATAGATAGACACATATTATAACACATGACAAAAATACCAGTGGCATTTAAATTGACCAGATTCCAAAGCATTCATTGTCATCCATCTCCTGCAGATGGAGCATATACTACTATATGGCCTTCTATTGTCAACATTGTCTTGATTTAAACACTGATGTCTCACCCAACAATCAAAGCTCAGTAAGAGTTTTCAACGGGGGATTCCCATGTCATGGGATATCTGGCATGAATCATCATCCTAGGGGTGTGTACAATCCCAAAGGAATCAATAAAATAATCTGTTAATTGTACAGAAGTAAAGAGTTAGTTAAAAGTACAAAAATGGAAATAAATACGTCTCCAAAGGAAAGATTCCCTACCAGTGtcaaaaaaatgaaatgctgCATATGCTGTAACAGTCTTAAATAGCTATTGGCATTTTTAAGTACTTGATtggattatacatttttcaaaaccACCAAATGAACACTATTCAAATTAGGGGTTTTGAAAAGTTCCCAAAAATGTGCAGGGCActttttttaagcattggaATGGGCGTTCCGCTCTTGTAGATTGTTCATTACTGTGTGTGCTATAGGGCAGACAGTTCTTCTTCCTCGTAGAGCAGAGGTTCTACTTCCTGGACTCTGACCAATGAGGTGCTCTTCTTAGCCGGCTTGCTTTTCCTGTACATGATGAACTGTGCCGTCACCTGAGAAGGTTAAGGCACAAGTAATAAATCCAGACACATGGAAAGAAACTCAACATGGATTCCTATGCTACATTTTCTAGCAAAATGTTCATAGCAACATAACTAACCTGATCTTTATGGAAGTGATTACTTGGCAACAAAATGACATACATGTAAAGAGAGCCACATAacttgcatgtgcgtgtgtgggtgtccaTGCGAACATTTGTATGCCAGTGTGGACAGTTTTTAGAATGCATGCGTCGCTTTTCAAGTGCAATTTGTGGATGCAGCGGGCAAACAAGGATCAATAGGGCCCTGTGCCCAATCGAAGCTGCGACCCTCCTCTAAATATAGGTCACTCCATAACTTACGGCTATCTTGGCTTCCTAAAGGCACAGACAAGGATACAAAGAAATCGAGGACCAGGACTCCCAGGCTACCGATGAGCCAGGGCAGATGTTTGAGAAGGAAAGCCCGTCTGGAGCCCTTGAGCGCAGGCAGGACCACGATGACACTCAGCCCGTAGGTCCCATTGCCCATCATGGCCAGGGCGAACAGCAGGTAGGACGTCCCTTCTGTTGAGTGTCGCCGGAACTGCAGAAGAAAGGGTTTAACTTTCAACGTTCTGTTTGCTATCTTAATTCTCCTCGTAGGCCAGAAATTGAGATCACGCTTGTGATTAAAAGAACGAGAAGTTTTTCTCTAACGGGGGTCTGATCAACAAACGTGCAAAGGATGTTCTCCCTTTAATAATTCACGTTAATTAAAATGTAGAATGTTTTCATTGAATCTATAACAATTACAATTTAACTCAAAATGGACCCAACAGTCTTTAAGTTATAGAAAATGTAAGCAATGGTTTCACCAAATACAACTGCTCCAAATCAATtcacagactaacacacacacacacacacacacacacacacacacacacacacacacacacacacacacacacacacacacacacacacacacacacacacacacacacacacaccaagtgcAACTACATGAGGCAAATTTAATGCACATTTGAGACATAAATCCACACACCAAATCCCATTTGACAGCAAGCCCATTTTGCTGTCAAATTGTCACTGACAGATACAAAGATGACGCAGtcagatacacacacccacacacaatatttGATGCTGAACTTTGCATTTGCCATATGATTTGAATGTGAGACGGGGAGAAAGAATGTAGAATAATCTTGTTACGTTTTTATGAAGCTGCGGGAAACGGGAGGAGAGGTAGAAGATGGAAGCCAGGTATCCACAGACGTAGCCACTCATCTCCATCGTGTGGGACTTGTCGTGACTCTAAAGCACACAAGACAGAGACTGAGACTGTAATAACAACAATACAGCAATATAATAACACTATTTAAGATATCAGTCATACCTGTTTGGCCCTACCTGTGTATCTAAGGAGGCGTTGTCGTCCGTGATTAGTTTGGGGAGGACAAGGAAAAAAAGGCTGGCCGACCCACACCACAAGAGGCACACCCACTTAAGGTGAGGGTtttctggaacacacacacacacacacacacacacacacacacacacacacacacacacacacacacacacacacacacacacacacacacacacacacacacacacacacacacacacacacacacacacacacacacacacacacacacaatgaggaaAAAGAGACAATGCCAAAACGACCCCACCCATAACACCCATGTGTATCCAATTACATGTCCAGTGATAAGGGCCCCACTGTGGGCCCAAACCAAGCCCAGCTGGGTAAGTAATATGTGCCGTGTGTTGATACCAATTTGATGACTCCATAGTCCTTTGGACTGCATGACTCTCAACAACCGGTCCAAGCATAAGACATGCCTAAACTGTTTTTTACGACCTGGCAGTTACAAAATTATGGTAGAGGGCATCGAGTGAAGGAGAACGCTTAAaggaaattaaatgtattttcctATGGATGATGTGTGATCAGCCACTGACTCCTCCCCTGACCTGCAGCCCAGCGAGCAgagaccaccacccccacagcCTCAAGGACCCAGAGGCTTGTCAGATCACTGCGACAAAGACACTCGTTTGGCCTGGGGGCGAAGAGCTCTCAGAGTCTATGGCATGCAGCAGCAGGTCACGAATCTGTAACCGCGCTGACGCCATGTCATTTGTGAGTGCTTTCTTGgtcatttccctctctctgctatCTCCCTGAATGGAGGTTGTGTCCGGCCTCTTACCTCTGGTGGAGCTGTTCTTGATCTTGTAGTAGAGGTACTGGGAGAAAAGGACCATATCAGTGAACATGTAGAACACCACTGTGACCATCTGAAAGGGGGGAGAAGCACACTGAAGCCACAGACTATCACATTGCATTTGTATATTCCATTGGTCAATTACATTTATTTGAAGACAAAGCTGAAATACTGAGGATCTCGTAATTCAGATAAATAGATCAGATTAATAGATATTCAGACTTGTTTATATATACCGTAGGTTATAGATTAATATTGATCATATTGATCAAGTGACTTGTACATTGCAATGTCACATTGCAGTGACATGAGCAATATAATGTTAGTTATAATGTTGGAAGCAAGGTTTTTctggtcattgtttagtaattatTGTTTCTCACATGTTTCTCATGTGAGAAGCCAGGTTTTCACTCACCTAAGTTCCGGTATACTTGCATTGATTTAAGATTTTACAGTAGCCTACTAAACTCAATATGAAAAAATCCCACGATTAATTCGGAAGAACATGCCCTTGACATGCAATGCTAAATCCACTGAAAATCTGGTAGGTCAAATAGATACCTATTTGACCTACACAGCTGGCCGTTAGTTGAAAAGGAATGTTCACCAACCGGTTTACCTGTATAGGTAGCTGGCTAGTGAGGTAGCAGCCAGCAAAACTGGTAAGGTCTCCACTGAAGAGAAAGAACAGGAATCCAAAAGACATAGCCTCTTCAACCTTACCATTACGGTTGGCCTCGTACACCTGACTGTTACAGAAGAGGAAAACAAAATATGGTGAGAAACCTAGCATGTGTAAGTGTTGACAACGTTGTTTTAAGTATGCCTATAAATAGTATATGTGTCATACATTTAATGAACTCACGGCAAAGTGGATAGAAGAAAACAGAACATGGAGATCAGTCCTATGATGACGCTCCAGTATTCCCAGACGTTGTCCACGCATTCCTCCAGCAGGTACAGGATCCACCCCGTCCCGTTCACGCAGAACGGCCCGCTCAGGGTCGGGTTGCTGAAATTCGCGCCCATGGCCACGTCGTCTCCCCCCTTCCCGGGGAAGCGGGTGGTCGCCATGGAGGAACCGGATGGTCCTTCCTTGTCCGGGTGCTTCGCAGAAGAAGCCGAAGGATGCGGTGGAAAAGTTTATGTTTGATTCCTCAAGGAATGTCGTAGGTGTGCAGACTGTGGTACAGTCTGCTGCCACTAGACTTGTTGTCATTTGAGGAGTCTGCAAAATGGTAACACAGGATAAATAAACCCAATTAAAAGGCATGACGGATCTGGGATCGAATGCGAACGTAGTTGAGATGAACATGCCAGCCCTGTAGCAACAACCACTAAGAGGAAATAAAATGACAATGTCAAGTCGGCATACCACCGCGCTGCAATCATAATCCCCAAAATCACAACGTTGCAAACACATCTAATTATAGGACCGACCGAGATAAAAACGGATTCAATGTGAACCCGGCTAAGATGCTAAACGTATAATCAAACATCGTTAAATCAATGTTTAATAGGATACACTGGGAAAATATTAGAGAGCGGTTGAAACAGACACAAAGGATGTGCTATACATAAACGAGAATCGTTTTGATATCTGACCTGAGTCGTCGGACGTCTTTCCGTAGTCGTGCCATGTTGTCTGCCAGCTTTACACATTCAACTAAAGCTCGTTTATGGCAGGAAGGTAGCGGGCAAAGTGTTGCTGTTATTTAGAACAGCTGATACTAAACTGAATCCCTGCCCATCTCCCATGGCACCCTACGTCACCCATGAATGGCACAAATCTTTCTCTTCCGCTTCACTCGGATTCAGAGAAATTAGCACCATCTACTGTTCAATGGTATAACTACCGTATAGTAAACAAAATGTTTTAGATGatcgatctgtctgtctgtctgtctgtctgtctgtctgtctgtctgtctgtctgtctgtctgtctgtctgtctgtctgtctgtctgtctgtctgtctgtctgtctgtctgtctgtctgtctgtctgtctatctatctatctatagatgTATGTCTATGTGCGTATGTCGATCtatttcactgtgtgtgtgtgtgtgtgtgtgtgtgtgtgtgtgtgtgtgtgtgtgtgtgtgtgtgtgtgtgtgtgtgtgtgtgtgtgtgtgtctctctctctctctctctctctctctctctctctctctctctctctctctctctctctctctctctctctctctctctctctctctctctctctctcttaaaatTCCtcactctatctatctatctttccatTTTACGTTGAACTATTTTGTATTGAATATTTAAAGGTAATTGAATAGTAATTTGTACATTTGCTCTCTATGTTTGTATAGTTCATGTAGACCAAAATCCGTTTGTGCGGACCTAAATACTTTCACTTGTTGCTATGCGCGATGCCGTTCTTTGCCACACGGTTGCGCGCTTTCTAATATTGTGCGAAGGAAAAATGCTGCCCAGAGGGAGAACTTGAGCACAGTCCGTGGTTAATTTGGCTACCGCTTTTGACAAATATTTAGACATTTTTGGAAGAAAAGCGCGACGCGGATGGACTCCCTCTCGCAGGCAGGTAATTCGTCTTTGTATCTTTTCTCAAGCAGCAGACTATGGGTTCTTTTTACGAATTCGTTGACTGGCGTATGAAAAGCGTTGCCAGGGAAATGCATTTATGCCATCCTTTCCTTGATGTCTGGAAAGTTGCCTCACAGGAGGCTGGATCACGTATCAAT
This genomic window contains:
- the LOC132474874 gene encoding lysosomal amino acid transporter 1 homolog, with the protein product MATTRFPGKGGDDVAMGANFSNPTLSGPFCVNGTGWILYLLEECVDNVWEYWSVIIGLISMFCFLLSTLPQVYEANRNGKVEEAMSFGFLFFLFSGDLTSFAGCYLTSQLPIQMVTVVFYMFTDMVLFSQYLYYKIKNSSTRENPHLKWVCLLWCGSASLFFLVLPKLITDDNASLDTQSHDKSHTMEMSGYVCGYLASIFYLSSRFPQLHKNFRRHSTEGTSYLLFALAMMGNGTYGLSVIVVLPALKGSRRAFLLKHLPWLIGSLGVLVLDFFVTAQFIMYRKSKPAKKSTSLVRVQEVEPLLYEEEELSAL